Proteins from one Deinococcus apachensis DSM 19763 genomic window:
- the sodA gene encoding superoxide dismutase [Mn] encodes MAYQLPNLPYPEDALEPHIDARTMNIHRTKHHQTYVDNANKALEGTEFADMPVEQLIQQLDQVPSDKNTVLRNNAGGHANHSLFWTVMTPNGQGQPTGELAQAIDQAFGSFDAFKQKFEDAAKTRFGSGWAWLVVQPGGQLAVVSTANQDNPLMGEAIAGASGTPILGVDVWEHAYYLNYQNRRPDYLAAFWNVVNWDEVARRYQQARAQ; translated from the coding sequence ATGGCGTACCAGTTGCCGAACCTGCCCTACCCGGAAGACGCGCTTGAGCCCCACATTGACGCGCGCACCATGAACATCCACCGCACCAAGCACCACCAGACCTACGTGGACAACGCGAACAAGGCGCTGGAGGGCACGGAGTTCGCGGATATGCCCGTCGAGCAGCTTATCCAGCAGCTCGATCAAGTCCCGAGCGACAAGAACACCGTTCTTCGGAACAACGCGGGCGGCCACGCCAATCACAGCCTCTTCTGGACGGTCATGACGCCGAACGGCCAGGGCCAGCCCACCGGCGAACTTGCCCAGGCCATTGACCAGGCGTTCGGTTCCTTCGACGCCTTCAAGCAGAAGTTCGAGGACGCGGCCAAGACGCGCTTCGGCTCGGGCTGGGCGTGGCTCGTGGTGCAGCCCGGGGGGCAACTCGCCGTCGTCTCCACCGCCAACCAGGACAACCCGCTGATGGGCGAGGCGATTGCGGGCGCGAGCGGCACGCCGATTCTGGGCGTGGACGTGTGGGAGCACGCCTACTACCTGAACTACCAGAACCGCCGTCCCGACTACCTGGCGGCCTTCTGGAACGTGGTCAACTGGGACGAGGTGGCCCGGCGCTACCAGCAGGCGCGGGCGCAGTAA